A genomic region of Arachis hypogaea cultivar Tifrunner chromosome 5, arahy.Tifrunner.gnm2.J5K5, whole genome shotgun sequence contains the following coding sequences:
- the LOC112800773 gene encoding D-2-hydroxyglutarate dehydrogenase, mitochondrial — MVNRNCRATLRLLTLINRQGHPHPPLSSSPSGIDACWKQLQRNNVHGEHKIVSFFSPLASSLKTRQWGVKIQSRCYGSASVLVQRNPKFSKLNDEDVRYFEGILGAKNVIQDDEKLITANTDWMRKYKGSSKLLLQPRTTDQVSEILKYCNFRCLAVVPQGGNTGLVGGSVPVFDEVVVSLSAMSKIISFDKVSGILVCEAGCILENIISFLDSEGFIMPLDLGAKGSCQIGGNVSTNAGGLRLLRYGSLHGNVLGIEAVLADGTVLDMLKTLRKDNTGYDLKHLFIGSEGSLGIVTKVSILTPPKLSSVNVAFLACKDYSSCQKLLQEARRKLGEILSAFEFLDSNAMNLVLNHLEGARNPLPTSLHNFYVLIETTGSDESSDKQKLEAFLLGSMENELISDGALAQDINQASSFWLLREGIPEALMRAGAVYKYDLSIPVEKMYNLVEEMRSRLGNDANVVGYGHLGDGNLHLNVSTPQYDDKILSQIEPFVYEWTSKHHGSISAEHGLGLMKANKIFYSKSPETVKVMTSIKKLLDPNHILNPYKVLPCSSIS, encoded by the exons GAATTGATGCATGCTGGAAGCAGTTACAGCGCAACAATGTTCACGGGGAGCATAAAATTGTGTCCTTTTTCAGCCCGTTAGCAAGTTCCCTGAAAACTAGGCAATGGGGTGTTAAGATTCAGAGTAGATGTTATGGTTCAGCTTCTGTGTTGGTTCAGAGGAACCCCAAATTCTCAAAGTTGAATGATGAAGATGTTAGATACTTTGAGGGGATATTGGGTGCCAAGAATGTCATTCAGGATGATGAAAAGCTCATCACTGCAAACACTGATTGGATGCGTAAATACAAAGGCTCCAGTAAGCTCCTTCTACAGCCACGCACCACTGACCAG GTTTCTGAGATTCTTAAATACTGTAACTTCAGATGTCTGGCTGTTGTTCCCCAAGGTGGTAACACTGGTCTTGTAGGTGGAAGTGTACCTGTTTTTGATGAA GTTGTTGTCAGTCTTAGTGCTATGAGTAAAATCATATCCTTCGACAAG GTTAGCGGTATATTGGTATGTGAAGCAGGGTGCATATTGGAAAATATAATATCATTCCTGGACAGTGAAGG ATTTATTATGCCACTAGACTTAGGTGCAAAAGGGAGTTGTCAGATTGGTGGAAATGTTTCAACTAATGCTGGCGGGTTGCGTCTTCTTCGATATGGATCCCTTCATGGAAATGTACTTG GTATTGAAGCTGTTCTAGCAGACGGTACTGTACTTGACATGCTTAAGACATTACGCAAAGATAATACTGGATATGATTTGAAACATCTATTTATAG GAAGTGAAGGTTCCTTGGGAATTGTTACTAAGGTTTCGATACTTACCCCACCAAAATTATCTTCAGTAAATGTGGCTTTTCTTGCTTGCAAGGATTATAGCAGTTGCCAG AAACTGCTACAGGAAGCAAGGAGGAAACTTGGGGAGATTTTGTCAGCATTCGAATTCTTAGATAGCAATGCTATGAATTTG GTTTTAAATCATTTGGAAGGTGCTCGCAATCCATTACCTACATCACTGCATAACTTTTATGTGCTAATTGAGACAACTGGAAGTGATGAATCCTCAGACAA ACAGAAGCTTGAAGCATTCCTACTTGGCTCCATGGAAAATGAATTGATATCTGATGGTGCTCTTGCACAGGACATAAACCAAGCATCATCTTTTTGGCTTCTGCGTGAG GGAATACCAGAGGCACTGATGCGAGCAGGAGCAGTTTACAAGTATGATTTATCGATACCTGTTGAAAAGATGTATAATCTTGTTGAAGAAATGCGCTCAAGATTAG GTAATGATGCAAATGTAGTTGGATATGGTCACCTTGGAGATGGTAATTTGCATTTAAATGTCTCTACCCCTCAGTATGATGATAAG ATTTTATCACAAATTGAGCCTTTTGTATATGAATGGACATCCAAGCATCATGGTAGTATCAGTGCTGAGCATGGCCTTGGACTAATGAAAGCTAACAAGATTTTCTACAGCAAGTCACCAGAAACT GTGAAGGTGATGACTTCAATCAAGAAATTGTTGGACCCCAATCACATACTCAACCCATATAAAGTTCTTCCTTGTTCTTCAATTTCATGA
- the LOC112800775 gene encoding agamous-like MADS-box protein TM6 isoform X1, which yields MGRGKIEIKLIENPTNRQVTYSKRRNGIFKKAHELSVLCDAKVSLIMFSKNNKMHEYISPGLSTKKIIDQYQKTLGDIDLWHSHYEKMLENLKKLKDINNKLRRQIRNRIGEGSLDMDDMSFQQLRTLEEDMVSAIAKIRERKFHVIRTRTETCRKKVRSLEQMNGNLLLELKEKCVIHPQFILHDEGEQESAVALANGASNLYAFCHHHTHLNHHLHNHHAPPEPFKNDDLRLA from the exons ATGGGTCGTGGAAAGATTGAGATAAAGCTCATCGAGAACCCAACCAACAGGCAAGTTACATACTCAAAGAGAAGGAATGGTATCTTCAAGAAAGCTCATGAACTCAGTGTTCTCTGTGATGCTAAGGTCTCACTCATCATGTTCTCCAAGAACAACAAGATGCACGAGTACATCAGCCCTGGCCTTAg CACAAAGAAGATCATTGATCAGTATCAGAAAACTTTGGGAGATATCGATCTCTGGCATTCTCACTATGAG AAAATGCTTGAGAATTTGAAGAAACTCAAAGATATTAATAATAAGCTCAGAAGACAGATCAG GAATCGGATAGGGGAGGGTAGCTTGGATATGGATGATATGAGCTTTCAGCAACTGCGTACTCTTGAAGAGGATATGGTTTCTGCCATTGCCAAAATACGCGAACGAAAG TTCCATGTGATCAGAACTCGGACTGAAACCTGTAGGAAAAAG GTGAGAAGCTTGGAGCAGATGAACGGAAATCTCCTTCTTGAACTT aaggaaaagtgtgtgatcCATCCACAATTTATATTACACGATGAAGGAGAGCAGGAATCAGCAGTTGCACTGGCCAATGGAGCCTCCAACCTCTATGCATTCTGCCACCACCATACTCATCTCAATCACCACCTTCATAACCACCATGCACCACCGGAACCCTTCAAAAACGATGATCTCCGCCTCGCTTAA
- the LOC112800775 gene encoding agamous-like MADS-box protein TM6 isoform X2 has translation MGRGKIEIKLIENPTNRQVTYSKRRNGIFKKAHELSVLCDAKVSLIMFSKNNKMHEYISPGLSTKKIIDQYQKTLGDIDLWHSHYEKMLENLKKLKDINNKLRRQIRNRIGEGSLDMDDMSFQQLRTLEEDMVSAIAKIRERKFHVIRTRTETCRKKVRSLEQMNGNLLLELEKCVIHPQFILHDEGEQESAVALANGASNLYAFCHHHTHLNHHLHNHHAPPEPFKNDDLRLA, from the exons ATGGGTCGTGGAAAGATTGAGATAAAGCTCATCGAGAACCCAACCAACAGGCAAGTTACATACTCAAAGAGAAGGAATGGTATCTTCAAGAAAGCTCATGAACTCAGTGTTCTCTGTGATGCTAAGGTCTCACTCATCATGTTCTCCAAGAACAACAAGATGCACGAGTACATCAGCCCTGGCCTTAg CACAAAGAAGATCATTGATCAGTATCAGAAAACTTTGGGAGATATCGATCTCTGGCATTCTCACTATGAG AAAATGCTTGAGAATTTGAAGAAACTCAAAGATATTAATAATAAGCTCAGAAGACAGATCAG GAATCGGATAGGGGAGGGTAGCTTGGATATGGATGATATGAGCTTTCAGCAACTGCGTACTCTTGAAGAGGATATGGTTTCTGCCATTGCCAAAATACGCGAACGAAAG TTCCATGTGATCAGAACTCGGACTGAAACCTGTAGGAAAAAG GTGAGAAGCTTGGAGCAGATGAACGGAAATCTCCTTCTTGAACTT gaaaagtgtgtgatcCATCCACAATTTATATTACACGATGAAGGAGAGCAGGAATCAGCAGTTGCACTGGCCAATGGAGCCTCCAACCTCTATGCATTCTGCCACCACCATACTCATCTCAATCACCACCTTCATAACCACCATGCACCACCGGAACCCTTCAAAAACGATGATCTCCGCCTCGCTTAA
- the LOC112800777 gene encoding uncharacterized protein, translated as MGWCFRVISLLLLLLGAESKTHWSDTQFLKDFKNGIYPSSVNPGSCLSSWDFTLDPCDNLFTQKFTCGFRCDSIDSGLSRVTELALDQAGYSGPLPPTWNLLPYLQTLDLSNNFFYGNIPGSLSNLTRLRRLALSANSFSGAIPSSVGSLSTLEELCLDHNNLTGAIPATFNGLKNLKRLELQSNKLQGWVPPYLGPLNNLNYLDASDNSLIGELPIWLPASLVQISMRNNKLSGVVKPEVLKNLKDLQVLDLSWNKLSGAVPFALFELPSLQQLTLSFNEFSSVEGNSAGFEKSGLIAVDISNNKLRGSLPWFMAWMPQLSALSLENNMLSGMIPKEYAMKVVSPRNGESSFGRLLLGGNYLYGGIPHPLLGLKPDSANVSLANNCFYRCPRTFFFCQGAAQKPPPLCHK; from the coding sequence ATGGGTTGGTGTTTTCGTGTGATTTccctattattattgttgttgggagCAGAATCAAAGACTCATTGGAGTGACACACAGTTTCTGAAGGATTTCAAGAATGGGATTTACCCAAGTTCTGTGAACCCCGGCTCCTGCTTAAGTTCATGGGACTTCACTCTCGACCCGTGCGATAATCTCTTCACTCAGAAATTTACGTGCGGCTTCAGGTGCGACTCCATCGACTCCGGCTTGAGCCGAGTCACCGAACTCGCTCTCGACCAGGCCGGTTACTCCGGTCCCCTCCCTCCAACTTGGAATCTTCTTCCCTACCTCCAAACCCTCGATCTCTCCAACAACTTCTTCTACGGCAACATCCCCGGCTCCCTATCCAACTTGACTCGCTTGCGCCGACTCGCCCTCTCCGCTAACTCCTTCTCCGGCGCCATACCCTCCTCCGTTGGCTCCCTCTCCACTCTCGAGGAGCTCTGCCTCGATCACAACAACCTCACCGGAGCTATCCCCGCCACCTTCAACGGCCTCAAGAACTTGAAGAGGTTGGAGCTTCAATCCAACAAGCTCCAGGGTTGGGTTCCTCCATACTTGGGTCCCCTGAACAACCTTAACTACCTGGACGCCAGCGACAATTCCCTGATCGGAGAATTGCCAATCTGGCTGCCGGCTTCCCTGGTTCAGATTTCGATGAGGAACAACAAGTTGAGCGGAGTAGTAAAGCCAGAAGTGTTGAAAAACCTGAAGGACTTGCAGGTTTTGGATTTGAGTTGGAACAAGCTGAGTGGGGCAGTTCCTTTTGCTCTTTTCGAGCTACCATCGCTGCAGCAATTAACGCTGTCTTTCAACGAGTTTTCTTCGGTGGAAGGAAACTCCGCAGGATTTGAGAAGAGCGGATTGATCGCAGTAGACATAAGCAACAACAAGCTCAGGGGTAGTTTGCCATGGTTCATGGCGTGGATGCCTCAGCTTTCGGCATTGTCGCTGGAGAACAACATGTTGAGTGGCATGATACCAAAGGAGTATGCGATGAAGGTGGTGTCCCCGCGAAATGGGGAATCAAGTTTTGGGAGGCTTCTGTTGGGTGGCAACTACTTGTACGGAGGGATACCTCACCCTCTGTTGGGTCTTAAACCCGATTCTGCAAATGTCAGCCTTGCTAATAACTGCTTCTATAGGTGCCCTCGTACCTTCTTTTTCTGCCAAGGTGCTGCCCAGAAGCCCCCGCCACTGTGTCATAAGTAA